One genomic segment of Fusobacterium mortiferum ATCC 9817 includes these proteins:
- a CDS encoding autotransporter outer membrane beta-barrel domain-containing protein has protein sequence MQKKKLLLLSAIVLLMGTNSYGRLYPKDGEVITQENIEKHLGEKPDKNGVATIVSIAKNVGASVDEKVNLELVNSEDGVLKKVINIASGSSDIATTNNGIIKATNNGGKGVEIVSIQSGKFVNNGTIGINGTGGKGINITGANVKTENNGTIEVNGGASGVVVSNDSASFVNNETGKIIATGENSKGIEITKGTAENKGIIEAKDGAIGVYVNGGNLTNSGKIIASGVNTDGVRIEKGNFTTDENSVIEVNGSDKLTSGKSEASGVKVNGTSNFVNNGIIKVSGTTDGAYSGYQSKGININSATATAENKGTIIVERNGIGVGTKGTFTNNGGIKVSGSGIGINVIDSGNAINNEIIEADGKSYGIQVSAKGTATNKGTIIVKNGSTGITTSKVDGNTTSYTDIINEGVIEVSGDNSTGMQANDNRKVVNNEDILVNAGKYTSGMKTAGKNALAENNGNLTINGDKKNTSNGMLAQNGGKVVNGKDGVVKASGKTTSAMSASGKGSKAENIGKTELFDNAIGMKIEKEGIGTNSGTIKGSGTGINLIGGIFVNSGEISIGDIAIQSSTTSKKENNQTVIVPTNNTVYLKNGSKINGKIVGNTGIDVLALEGKDGEYNNLDVSKYEAITVRNGDATISDSTIALEYNKGTEDYLNTSNNELDKLENSSTAKIDSTGNLTMKNSNLIIDFKDSLTNPNATENPIIDTGSLSFEGKTSFVFNSSDGRTEFNLNEALGLEGKDKINLKEAKLETTAVWDYQVDENGDLIAKKETYDNVITDSRLDNFAKIFEKNRSKMSGEFFKQVVGELDTLKTEEEFTKAMGQISGGIHGYTVDIAAINSRNLVNTMKNKALTRDYLTARPLNSWYQDVIYLDNNQRLGGLMSGSYQENGILGISEKQSVKNGRLGFVYGGSKGKAKFDGGDSGEIATDNIYVGLYYNHNLSEKLALNTNFSFVYGHNNINRRVNIGNFNEELKSHYPTYAMGVGTSAIYTIKDDAKNKASFYAGIDVNRIMQGNINEKEEERIHSTNQDNINLMVKNQNANEFSYYSITPHAGFMFQNTGYIFDRKYLVGADLAWETELGNIKDGKRLNMQGITDQYKVGTMERENVFSTSIFGQLDITESLALNGRYTSSISDEYDADMLTMGLTYKMDTMADTPIFGPLLSGIENTRLSSDRWSGTFALMMESEDDSDRVYYSQIDNSLSSGDYATSMKMKPKFTLSLNDKKTKWSYYFEGYYMANDFLKDTKAGEAEQKATRLHGEARWSDSYSKGRYGFNIGYRNETSDKPALSYTKGPARVERGVHQLRLTPNFSYNLGSGFRLDMKTTGIFEYNYTGLLEGQMDFLMENEHNLVYTGFMPRWQLRMGYYREDRWMDHDGIKYSSYNANSGEYVFAKGAGRYQMNQLRPSATYYFGNGDSVTFALRVPLGNGAWYNSLDNNKKDSESYETRYTVKYNHVVVPGFNIFGELTFLDLKTKVTKENDRKVTRAYSFRPTVGFSYNF, from the coding sequence ATGCAGAAGAAAAAATTATTATTATTATCAGCAATAGTTTTATTGATGGGAACAAATAGTTATGGAAGATTATACCCTAAAGATGGAGAAGTAATTACCCAAGAGAATATAGAAAAACATTTGGGAGAAAAACCAGATAAGAATGGTGTAGCAACAATTGTAAGTATTGCTAAAAATGTGGGGGCTAGTGTTGATGAGAAAGTAAATTTAGAGTTGGTAAATTCTGAAGATGGAGTTCTAAAAAAAGTTATAAATATAGCAAGTGGGAGTTCTGATATTGCGACTACTAATAATGGAATTATAAAAGCTACTAATAATGGTGGAAAAGGAGTAGAGATAGTTTCTATTCAAAGTGGGAAGTTTGTAAATAATGGAACTATTGGTATTAATGGTACTGGTGGAAAAGGAATAAATATAACTGGAGCTAATGTAAAAACAGAAAATAATGGAACAATAGAAGTTAATGGGGGAGCAAGTGGAGTTGTTGTAAGTAATGATAGTGCTTCTTTTGTAAATAATGAAACTGGAAAAATAATAGCAACTGGTGAAAACTCAAAAGGAATAGAAATAACAAAAGGAACAGCAGAAAATAAAGGTATAATAGAAGCAAAAGATGGTGCTATCGGAGTTTATGTAAATGGAGGAAACTTAACAAATAGTGGTAAAATAATAGCTTCTGGAGTAAATACTGATGGAGTAAGAATAGAAAAAGGTAATTTTACAACAGATGAAAATAGTGTGATTGAAGTAAATGGAAGTGATAAATTAACTTCTGGTAAATCAGAAGCAAGTGGTGTAAAAGTAAATGGAACTTCTAACTTTGTAAATAATGGGATTATTAAGGTATCGGGAACTACTGATGGAGCATACTCTGGATATCAATCAAAAGGAATAAATATAAATAGTGCAACTGCTACTGCAGAAAATAAAGGAACTATTATTGTTGAAAGAAATGGAATAGGAGTAGGAACAAAAGGAACATTTACAAATAATGGTGGAATAAAAGTAAGTGGAAGTGGAATAGGAATAAATGTAATAGATAGTGGAAATGCCATTAATAATGAAATAATAGAAGCTGATGGAAAAAGTTATGGAATACAAGTATCAGCTAAAGGAACAGCAACAAATAAAGGAACTATTATTGTAAAAAATGGTTCAACAGGAATAACAACGTCAAAGGTAGATGGAAATACAACAAGTTATACTGATATAATTAATGAAGGAGTTATTGAAGTAAGTGGAGATAATTCGACAGGAATGCAGGCTAATGATAATAGAAAAGTTGTAAATAATGAAGATATATTAGTAAATGCAGGAAAATATACTTCAGGAATGAAGACTGCTGGAAAAAATGCGTTAGCAGAGAATAATGGAAATTTAACTATTAATGGAGATAAAAAAAATACTTCTAATGGAATGCTTGCTCAAAATGGTGGAAAAGTAGTTAATGGAAAAGATGGAGTAGTAAAAGCTAGTGGGAAAACAACTTCAGCAATGTCAGCTAGTGGAAAAGGTTCAAAAGCAGAAAATATTGGAAAAACAGAATTATTTGATAATGCTATTGGAATGAAAATAGAAAAAGAAGGGATAGGAACTAATAGTGGAACTATAAAAGGAAGTGGAACAGGGATAAATCTAATTGGTGGTATTTTTGTAAATAGTGGAGAGATTAGCATAGGAGATATTGCTATTCAATCTTCAACTACTAGCAAAAAAGAGAATAATCAAACTGTAATTGTGCCAACTAATAATACTGTTTACTTAAAAAATGGAAGTAAGATAAATGGAAAAATAGTAGGAAATACTGGAATAGATGTACTTGCTTTAGAAGGAAAAGATGGAGAATATAATAACCTTGATGTTTCAAAATATGAAGCTATAACTGTTAGAAATGGAGATGCTACAATCTCAGATTCTACAATAGCATTAGAATATAACAAAGGAACAGAAGATTATTTAAATACTAGTAATAATGAATTGGATAAATTAGAAAATTCCTCTACTGCAAAGATAGATAGTACAGGAAATTTAACTATGAAAAATAGTAATTTAATTATAGATTTTAAAGATTCGTTGACAAACCCAAATGCAACAGAAAATCCAATAATAGATACTGGAAGTTTAAGTTTTGAAGGAAAGACAAGTTTTGTTTTTAATTCAAGTGATGGAAGAACAGAGTTTAATTTAAATGAAGCTTTAGGTTTGGAAGGAAAAGATAAGATAAATTTAAAAGAGGCAAAATTAGAAACAACAGCTGTATGGGATTATCAAGTTGATGAAAATGGAGATCTTATTGCTAAGAAAGAAACTTATGATAATGTAATTACAGATAGTAGATTAGATAATTTTGCAAAGATATTCGAAAAAAACAGAAGTAAGATGTCAGGAGAATTTTTTAAACAAGTAGTTGGAGAGCTGGATACTTTAAAAACAGAAGAAGAATTTACAAAAGCTATGGGACAAATTTCTGGTGGGATACATGGATATACTGTGGATATAGCAGCTATCAATTCAAGAAATTTAGTTAATACTATGAAAAATAAAGCATTAACAAGAGATTATTTAACAGCTAGACCATTAAATTCTTGGTATCAAGATGTAATATATTTGGATAATAATCAAAGATTAGGTGGACTTATGTCTGGAAGTTATCAAGAAAATGGAATACTTGGAATCTCAGAAAAACAATCTGTAAAAAATGGAAGATTAGGATTTGTATATGGTGGAAGTAAAGGAAAAGCTAAGTTCGATGGTGGAGATAGTGGAGAAATAGCAACAGATAATATTTATGTAGGACTTTATTATAACCATAATTTAAGTGAAAAATTAGCATTAAATACAAATTTCTCTTTTGTTTATGGACACAATAACATAAATAGAAGAGTGAATATAGGAAACTTTAATGAGGAATTAAAATCTCATTATCCTACATATGCTATGGGAGTAGGAACAAGTGCTATCTATACTATTAAAGATGATGCTAAAAATAAAGCTTCATTCTATGCTGGAATAGATGTAAATAGAATAATGCAAGGGAATATAAATGAGAAAGAAGAGGAGAGAATTCATTCAACAAATCAAGATAATATAAATTTAATGGTAAAAAATCAAAATGCTAATGAATTTTCTTATTACTCAATTACTCCACATGCAGGATTTATGTTCCAAAATACAGGGTATATTTTTGATAGAAAATATTTAGTAGGAGCAGATTTAGCTTGGGAAACAGAGTTAGGAAATATTAAAGATGGAAAAAGATTAAATATGCAAGGTATAACGGACCAATATAAAGTAGGAACTATGGAGAGAGAAAATGTATTTTCTACAAGTATCTTTGGACAATTAGATATAACAGAATCTTTAGCTTTAAATGGTAGATATACATCTTCAATATCAGATGAGTATGATGCTGATATGCTAACAATGGGATTAACATATAAGATGGATACTATGGCAGATACTCCAATTTTTGGACCTCTTTTAAGTGGTATAGAAAATACTAGATTATCATCAGATAGATGGAGTGGAACTTTTGCATTGATGATGGAGTCAGAAGATGACTCAGATAGAGTATATTATTCACAAATAGATAATTCATTAAGTAGTGGGGATTATGCTACATCAATGAAGATGAAACCTAAGTTTACTTTGAGCTTAAATGATAAGAAAACAAAATGGTCATACTATTTTGAAGGTTACTATATGGCAAATGATTTCTTAAAAGATACTAAGGCTGGAGAAGCAGAACAAAAGGCTACAAGACTTCATGGGGAAGCTAGATGGAGTGATTCATATTCTAAGGGAAGATATGGATTTAACATAGGATATAGAAATGAAACATCAGATAAGCCAGCATTATCATATACTAAAGGACCAGCAAGAGTAGAAAGAGGGGTTCATCAATTAAGATTAACACCAAACTTCTCGTATAATTTAGGTAGTGGATTTAGATTAGATATGAAAACTACAGGAATATTTGAGTATAACTACACTGGACTTTTAGAAGGACAAATGGATTTCTTAATGGAAAATGAACATAATTTAGTGTATACTGGATTTATGCCAAGATGGCAATTAAGAATGGGATATTATAGAGAAGATAGATGGATGGATCATGATGGGATAAAGTATTCTAGTTATAATGCTAATTCAGGAGAATATGTATTTGCTAAAGGAGCAGGAAGATATCAAATGAATCAATTAAGACCATCAGCAACTTACTATTTTGGAAATGGAGATAGTGTAACATTTGCTCTAAGAGTACCACTAGGAAACGGAGCTTGGTATAACTCATTAGATAATAATAAGAAAGATTCTGAAAGCTATGAAACAAGGTATACAGTAAAGTATAACCATGTGGTAGTACCTGGATTTAATATCTTTGGAGAACTTACTTTCTTAGATTTAAAAACTAAAGTAACGAAAGAAAATGATAGAAAAGTTACAAGAGCATACTCATTTAGACCAACAGTAGGATTCAGTTATAATTTCTAA
- a CDS encoding polysaccharide lyase 8 family protein, whose translation MKKKLILICAILALTTTSFSQEVEKIENTKKQEISQQEIRDYKKIRDGWVEFLTGLPQDNRILEMSKADISRIVAMNEGVADKVYENMNFDKNRTSIFKGAENMKNGVHVMRQYENLVKIAKAYATPGTKYYKNEKTKQDIIESLDWLYDNAYHEGLPELGNWWQWELGIPKNLNDLLTLVYDDVPAEKRTKYLKASQYFQQYAEWSGVSPSASYSSSPDKRISTGGNRMDTSIISFLRGVLMEDKVQVLDGLNAVADVGEYVTSGDGFYRDGSFIQHDNVAYNGTYAAVLFNGLGSILWLINGTEFKIKDPRIDNIYESILNGYSYLMINGGVNDSVNGRSISRDKSNDIEKGRALVSSFAMLSEGASPEYKEKLQSLIKKLILDNNSYYTIDRVSNQTIKNILIDIMNNKSIKPLEVNGTKVFGAMDRAVYFNGKDGKVVVSMHSSRVANFETMNGENIKGWYTGDGMTYIYGKDSSAFTEFWPTVDDYHLPGVTNSLNPRGDKSGERRMIGFVSPKSFVGGVETGRESFVGMDMISWNKQTEMKKSWFMIDGVILAIASNIDSRDGIIHTTIDNRILEDGKIYLDGKQLKEEITIQNPKNLSINFNENYPEENIGYKIVEAPEVVVKVTENKGSWKDIGGNSDKEITKKYFTTYINHGKNPKDAKYAYVILPMFSKEEVDSFDTSRFEIVKADNEAHIVKDRQTNTVGINFWKDKPQKFGGIKTYSTLSVLKKEKGDILDLYVSDPAQIQNYDSKIELDGKYELVESTDKNIKLNIKNFITEIEVDLKNNGATKYIKLRKVK comes from the coding sequence ATGAAAAAGAAATTAATATTAATATGTGCAATACTAGCTTTAACAACTACTTCTTTCTCTCAAGAGGTAGAAAAAATAGAGAATACAAAAAAACAGGAGATTTCTCAACAGGAGATAAGAGATTATAAAAAGATAAGAGATGGTTGGGTGGAGTTTTTAACTGGCTTACCACAAGATAATAGAATTTTGGAGATGTCAAAAGCTGACATCTCTAGAATAGTGGCTATGAATGAGGGAGTAGCAGATAAAGTTTATGAGAATATGAACTTTGATAAAAATAGAACATCTATTTTTAAAGGTGCTGAAAATATGAAAAATGGAGTTCATGTAATGAGACAATATGAGAACTTAGTAAAAATAGCCAAGGCATATGCAACTCCAGGAACTAAATACTATAAAAATGAAAAAACTAAACAAGATATAATAGAGAGTTTAGATTGGTTATATGATAATGCTTATCATGAAGGATTACCAGAACTAGGAAACTGGTGGCAATGGGAATTAGGAATTCCTAAAAATTTAAATGATTTATTAACTTTAGTATATGATGATGTACCAGCAGAAAAAAGAACGAAATACTTAAAAGCTTCTCAATATTTCCAACAATATGCAGAGTGGTCAGGTGTAAGTCCATCGGCTTCTTACTCTTCATCTCCAGATAAGAGAATTTCTACTGGGGGAAATAGAATGGATACATCAATAATCTCATTTTTAAGAGGGGTATTGATGGAAGATAAGGTACAAGTATTAGATGGATTAAATGCTGTTGCAGATGTTGGAGAGTATGTAACATCAGGAGATGGATTCTATAGAGATGGTTCTTTTATTCAACATGACAATGTAGCATATAATGGAACATATGCAGCAGTACTTTTTAATGGACTAGGTTCTATTTTATGGTTAATTAATGGAACAGAGTTTAAAATAAAAGACCCAAGAATAGATAATATTTATGAGTCTATTTTAAATGGATATAGCTACCTTATGATAAATGGAGGAGTGAATGACTCTGTAAATGGAAGATCTATTTCAAGAGATAAATCTAATGATATTGAGAAAGGAAGAGCGTTAGTTAGTTCTTTTGCAATGTTATCAGAGGGGGCTAGTCCAGAGTATAAAGAAAAGTTACAATCGTTAATAAAGAAATTAATTCTAGATAATAATTCTTATTATACAATAGACAGAGTAAGTAATCAAACTATAAAAAATATCTTAATAGATATAATGAATAATAAAAGTATAAAACCTTTAGAAGTAAATGGGACAAAAGTTTTTGGTGCCATGGATAGAGCTGTATATTTCAATGGAAAAGATGGAAAAGTAGTAGTGTCAATGCACTCATCAAGAGTAGCTAACTTTGAGACAATGAATGGAGAAAATATAAAAGGTTGGTATACTGGAGATGGAATGACATATATCTATGGTAAGGATTCAAGTGCATTTACAGAATTTTGGCCAACAGTAGATGACTATCATCTACCAGGAGTAACTAATAGTTTAAATCCTAGAGGAGATAAATCAGGAGAGAGAAGAATGATAGGATTTGTATCTCCAAAATCTTTTGTAGGAGGAGTTGAAACTGGAAGAGAATCATTTGTAGGAATGGATATGATATCTTGGAATAAACAAACTGAGATGAAAAAATCTTGGTTTATGATAGATGGAGTTATTTTAGCAATAGCTTCAAATATAGATAGTAGAGATGGAATAATTCATACTACAATAGATAATAGAATTTTAGAAGATGGAAAAATCTATTTAGATGGAAAGCAATTAAAAGAGGAGATTACAATTCAAAATCCTAAAAATCTTTCTATAAACTTTAATGAAAACTATCCAGAAGAAAATATTGGATATAAGATAGTAGAAGCTCCTGAGGTAGTAGTAAAAGTAACTGAAAATAAAGGTAGTTGGAAAGATATTGGAGGAAACTCTGATAAAGAGATAACAAAAAAATATTTTACAACATATATTAATCATGGAAAAAATCCTAAAGATGCAAAATATGCTTATGTAATTTTACCAATGTTCTCTAAAGAAGAGGTGGATAGTTTTGACACTTCAAGATTTGAAATAGTAAAAGCTGATAATGAGGCTCATATAGTTAAAGATAGACAAACTAATACAGTGGGTATAAATTTCTGGAAAGATAAACCACAAAAATTTGGAGGAATAAAAACTTACTCTACCCTTTCAGTCTTAAAGAAAGAAAAAGGAGATATCTTAGATTTATATGTAAGTGATCCAGCTCAAATACAAAATTATGATTCAAAAATTGAATTAGATGGAAAATATGAGTTAGTAGAAAGTACAGATAAGAATATCAAGCTAAATATTAAGAACTTTATAACAGAAATAGAAGTGGATTTAAAAAATAATGGTGCTACTAAATATATAAAACTAAGAAAAGTAAAATAG
- a CDS encoding chondroitinase family polysaccharide lyase, producing the protein MTRKNRITFRKMLLSIAVLINSYAYGNYQFEGGIPENIIVGKNSKIEISKEIVKDGEQSLKWKFKKGDKLSIKGDVGYKPFQEGGKEKSRASFAMWIYNKTPIKDKLKVEFKKYGETKSYFEINMDFTGWRTMWVQYDRDMKGRAITGMDEIVFVAPNSDGEIYLDQIIPSILIDPRYNARDEQVNFVNLPADYTANAHWMALYKNYNQIKKSNLKEITSQERIGLQKIGEKLRKDILKSVKVKDKNIREKREKLEEYKKQFLATPQLIEIYEELSKEEFALIDYLPLQEFGTYLRELAYMYNSTNDKNQQEEIYSIFKDALDFMYSQGWTKGSSQGTIHHLGYNIREVYQSILLMREPLLSHRDLIKAKEMVMWYSAMGMIYTPSEEIKGVNIDVLNTMLSGMLTAIMLNEDERVATAQLRQFNNYLAYGINYTPGLSGGFKDDGSVFHHMQNYPAYAKGAFEGLTPIIYYLGNTDFALDEIAYNKVKKSVLMSRIYSNKYNWLISISGRHPNDSFKISTDVFRYTAYGKKEGIDKELAEAYLRLDSDGKFAKELKKLGYREEETPNGAWTMNMGSLQLHRRDEWLVGVKGFSRYLVGNETYKKNNLYGRYMSYGTVQILQNSLKESGFVQEGWNWAHYPGTTAIALPLEEMKSSIAQVDTFSGIEEMLLSDETYSGGNNLNNNGMFAMKLHENPKYNGSHRARKSVFFFDNRVVLLGSNIENDDKVNETHTTLFQNYLGDGKIEKVEKVTKGDIVLIDSQNNIYAVADGEVHYKREKQHSFDQKEGTPTENNYELAYINHGKNPKDKGYEYSILVKGNEEEQNKFKIDKGYEVLKKDYNAHIVEDKVSKMRGYALFESGKIKDRYISEIDTPSMIMIAPMEAGIELSFVDPDLRLYEGRDESQYDKNGKMREVSIYSRAWNKNNSIPHTSKVVLNGKYKLEENKGIKVEYQDEKTILYITTTYSKVIKIKLQKI; encoded by the coding sequence ATGACAAGAAAAAATAGGATTACCTTTAGAAAGATGTTGCTTTCTATTGCAGTTTTAATCAATAGTTATGCTTATGGAAATTATCAATTTGAAGGAGGAATTCCAGAAAATATAATTGTTGGAAAGAATTCAAAAATAGAGATATCAAAAGAGATAGTAAAAGATGGAGAGCAATCTTTAAAATGGAAATTTAAAAAAGGAGATAAACTCTCTATAAAAGGAGATGTAGGATATAAACCTTTTCAAGAGGGAGGAAAGGAAAAATCAAGAGCAAGTTTTGCTATGTGGATATATAATAAAACTCCAATAAAAGATAAACTAAAGGTAGAGTTTAAAAAGTATGGAGAAACGAAGTCATACTTTGAAATAAATATGGATTTTACAGGTTGGAGAACTATGTGGGTGCAGTATGATAGAGATATGAAGGGAAGAGCAATTACAGGAATGGATGAAATAGTATTTGTTGCTCCTAATTCTGATGGAGAGATATATTTAGATCAGATTATACCTTCTATTTTGATAGATCCTAGATATAATGCTAGAGATGAGCAGGTAAATTTTGTAAATCTGCCAGCTGATTACACAGCTAATGCTCACTGGATGGCTCTATATAAAAATTATAATCAAATAAAGAAAAGTAATTTAAAAGAGATAACATCTCAAGAGAGAATAGGATTACAAAAGATAGGGGAAAAGTTAAGAAAAGATATATTGAAAAGTGTAAAAGTAAAAGATAAAAATATTAGAGAGAAGAGAGAAAAGTTAGAAGAGTATAAAAAACAATTCTTAGCTACTCCACAGTTGATAGAAATCTATGAAGAGTTATCAAAAGAGGAGTTTGCTTTGATAGATTATCTTCCACTTCAAGAGTTTGGAACTTATTTAAGAGAGCTAGCATATATGTATAATTCTACAAATGATAAAAACCAACAAGAAGAGATATATTCTATATTTAAAGATGCTCTTGATTTTATGTATAGTCAAGGGTGGACAAAGGGAAGCTCTCAAGGAACAATACACCATCTTGGATATAATATAAGAGAGGTATATCAAAGTATCTTACTTATGAGAGAACCGCTTTTATCTCATAGAGATTTAATTAAAGCTAAAGAGATGGTAATGTGGTATAGTGCTATGGGAATGATATATACTCCAAGTGAAGAGATAAAAGGTGTAAATATAGATGTATTGAATACAATGTTATCTGGAATGTTAACAGCTATAATGTTAAATGAAGATGAAAGAGTAGCAACTGCACAACTTAGACAATTCAATAATTATCTAGCTTATGGAATAAATTATACACCTGGGCTTTCTGGTGGATTTAAAGATGATGGCTCTGTATTTCATCATATGCAAAATTATCCAGCTTATGCAAAAGGAGCTTTTGAAGGATTAACTCCAATAATCTATTACTTAGGAAATACAGACTTTGCTTTAGATGAAATTGCCTATAATAAGGTAAAAAAATCTGTTCTCATGTCAAGAATCTATTCTAATAAATATAATTGGTTAATTAGTATAAGTGGAAGACATCCAAATGATAGTTTTAAAATATCCACTGATGTATTTAGATATACAGCATATGGGAAAAAAGAGGGTATAGATAAGGAGCTAGCTGAAGCATATTTAAGACTTGATAGTGATGGAAAATTTGCCAAAGAATTAAAAAAACTTGGGTATAGAGAGGAAGAAACTCCAAATGGAGCTTGGACAATGAATATGGGATCGCTACAACTTCATAGAAGAGATGAGTGGTTAGTGGGAGTAAAGGGATTTAGTAGATATTTGGTAGGAAATGAAACTTATAAAAAAAATAATCTATATGGAAGATATATGAGTTATGGAACTGTTCAAATATTACAAAACTCTTTAAAAGAGAGTGGATTTGTACAAGAGGGATGGAACTGGGCACATTATCCTGGAACTACTGCCATTGCTTTGCCACTGGAAGAGATGAAATCAAGCATAGCTCAAGTAGATACATTTAGTGGAATAGAGGAGATGTTACTTTCAGATGAAACTTATTCTGGAGGAAATAACTTAAATAACAATGGTATGTTTGCTATGAAATTACACGAAAATCCAAAATATAATGGAAGCCATAGAGCTAGAAAATCTGTATTTTTCTTTGATAATAGAGTGGTATTATTAGGTAGCAATATAGAAAATGACGATAAAGTTAATGAAACTCATACTACTCTTTTCCAAAACTATTTAGGAGATGGGAAAATTGAAAAAGTAGAAAAGGTAACGAAGGGAGATATAGTTTTAATAGATAGTCAAAATAATATCTATGCAGTTGCTGATGGAGAGGTACATTATAAAAGAGAAAAACAACACTCTTTTGACCAAAAAGAGGGAACTCCAACTGAAAATAATTATGAGTTAGCGTATATTAACCATGGAAAAAATCCAAAAGATAAGGGATATGAGTATAGTATCTTAGTTAAAGGAAATGAGGAGGAACAAAATAAATTTAAAATTGATAAAGGATATGAGGTACTTAAAAAAGATTATAATGCACATATAGTGGAAGATAAAGTATCTAAAATGAGGGGATATGCTTTATTTGAAAGTGGAAAGATAAAGGATAGGTATATCTCTGAAATAGATACCCCATCTATGATAATGATTGCTCCAATGGAAGCTGGGATAGAACTTAGTTTTGTTGATCCAGATTTAAGACTTTATGAAGGAAGAGATGAAAGCCAGTATGATAAAAATGGTAAAATGAGAGAGGTAAGTATATATTCTAGAGCTTGGAATAAAAATAATTCAATACCTCATACTTCAAAGGTTGTTTTAAATGGAAAATACAAATTAGAAGAGAATAAAGGGATAAAAGTTGAATATCAAGATGAGAAAACAATTCTTTATATAACAACTACTTATTCTAAAGTTATAAAAATTAAGTTACAAAAAATTTAA
- a CDS encoding PTS sugar transporter subunit IIA, whose translation MIPIVITGHGQFATSIKETIKYILGEQPNVYFVDFNNGMGNRELEDKLKNLIQELNSKQILFLTDLVGGTPFSTAVLLSEENPEYKIFGGCNMPMIISAIELSEEEDINYIADEILNFAKDNIILFNPIITNTSTDDEDGI comes from the coding sequence ATGATACCTATTGTAATAACTGGACATGGACAATTTGCCACTTCTATAAAAGAAACCATAAAATATATTCTTGGAGAACAACCTAATGTATATTTTGTAGATTTTAATAACGGTATGGGAAATAGAGAATTAGAAGATAAATTAAAAAATCTTATTCAAGAATTAAATAGTAAGCAAATTTTATTTTTAACTGACTTAGTTGGTGGTACTCCTTTTTCAACTGCTGTTCTCTTAAGTGAAGAGAATCCAGAATACAAGATTTTTGGTGGTTGTAATATGCCAATGATAATCTCTGCAATCGAACTTTCAGAAGAAGAAGATATAAATTACATAGCAGATGAGATTTTAAACTTCGCTAAAGACAATATAATACTATTTAATCCTATTATAACTAATACCTCTACTGATGACGAAGATGGTATTTAA